A window of the Brassica napus cultivar Da-Ae chromosome A2, Da-Ae, whole genome shotgun sequence genome harbors these coding sequences:
- the LOC106382926 gene encoding phosphatidylinositol 4-kinase beta 1 isoform X1, whose product MTMGRFLSLVRGDSSESPREITSPSNLISESAGSNGWLIRFFDSAFFCEWIAVSYLYKHPHAGVRDYLCNRMYTLPLSGIESYLFQICYMMVHKPSPSLDKFVIDICAKSLKIALKVHWFLLAELEDSEDSEGIGRIQEKCQIAATIMGEWSPLMRVQSEVSTPGSKNQVLSRLLSSKQKLFSLKLSPPMQKSLSFSPSPGSSVQDDGSQLPAEDSKIFKKLIPSPKVRDALMFRKSGERDDEESEKEGFFKRLRRDSKGEGDEATSNSEGFFKRLMKDNKSEDEEITNSSEGFFKRLLSSKGENEELTSSSDGNGMFKRLLRDNKGDEEDLSANSESFFKRLLRENKKDDEESNANSEGFFKKLFRDSKTEEDKVPKAIDDEDKDGFFKKLFKDKVDDKRHADEKNDTDGAVLADDKSGEEDEREGFFKKLFKEKPDDKKDIVKADDGSESEGDESPEFSLFKRLFRTHSEDAKPTSEIENTSNGIVESSPGTENFFRKLFRDRDQSVEDSELFGSKKHKEKRPGSPKQQDDTTAGKPPLPKNTASQFRKGAYHESLEFVQALCETSYGLVDVFPIEDRKIALRESLAEINFHLSEAETTGGICFPMGRGVYRVVHIPEDESTLLNSREKAPYMISVEVLKAATPSSAKDTSISQKLSRGGIPLANGDAFFQKQPAWAYPLWTTQEAYRNSADRMSLSTAQAIDQAMTPKPDVKVKLVSVSFSVESCTASLESLSDPFDDVLAEAPKTGLNSDLEWVRVVVTADPGLRMESIPDPAVPRKKEHRRVPSTVAMEEVRAAAAKGEAPPGLPLKGAGQDSSDAQPRANGGMLKEGDALSGELWDGKRERIRKASIYGNLPGWDLRSIIVKSGDDCRQEHLAVQLISHFYDIFQEAGLPLWLRPYEVLVTSSYTALIETIPDTASIHSIKSRYPNITSLRDFFAAKYKENSPSFKFAQRNFVESMAGYSLVCYLLQVKDRHNGNLLLDEEGHIIHIDFGFMLSNSPGGVNFESAPFKLTRELLEVMDSDADGVPSEFFDYFKVLCIQGFLTCRKHAERIILLVEMLQDSGYPCFKGGPRTIQNLRKRFHLSLTEEQCVSLVLSLISSSLDAWRTRQYDYYQRVLNGIL is encoded by the exons ATGACGATGGGACGGTTTCTATCACTCGTTCGAGGCGACTCATCCGAGTCGCCTCGTGAGATTACCTCACCGAGTAACCTCATCTCCGAGTCCGCTGGCTCCAATGGTTGGCTTATTAGGTTCTTCgattcagctttcttctgtgaGTGGATCGCTGTTAGTTACCTCTACAAGCATCCTCACGCTGGTGTTAGAGACTACTTATGCAATAGGATGTATACGCTTCCTTTATCAGGTATCGAGAGTTATCTCTTCCAGATTTGTTATATGATGGTGCACAAGCCGAGCCCCTCGCTTGATAAGTTTGTGATTGATATCTGTGCTAAGTCGTTGAAGATTGCGTTGAAAGTGCATTGGTTTTTGTTGGCTGAGTTGGAGGATTCGGAGGATAGTGAAGGGATTGGTAGGATTCAAGAGAAGTGTCAGATTGCTGCTACTATTATGGGTGAGTGGTCTCCTCTTATGCGTGTGCAGAGTGAGGTTTCGACCCCTGGGAGTAAGAATCAGGTGTTGAGTAGGCTTTTGTCGTCGAAACAGAAGCTCTTCTCTTTGAAGTTGTCTCCTCCTATGCAGAAGTCTTTGTCGTTCTCGCCTTCGCCGGGGAGCAGCGTTCAGGATGATGGTAGTCAGTTACCTGCTGAGGACAGTAAGATTTTTAAGAAGCTTATCCCGAGTCCTAAAGTCAGAGATGCGTTGATGTTTAGAAAGTCAGGTGAGAGAGATGATGAAGAGAGTGAGAAGGAAGGGTTTTTCAAGAGGCTGAGGAGGGACAGCAAAGGTGAGGGGGATGAAGCAACGTCTAACTCGGAGGGTTTCTTTAAGCGTCTCATGAAAGATAATAAATCAGAAGATGAGGAGATAACGAACAGTTCCGAGGGGTTCTTCAAGAGGCTGTTAAGTAGTAAAGGAGAAAACGAGGAATTGACATCGAGTTCAGATGGGAATGGGATGTTTAAGAGGTTGTTACGAGATAATAAGGGTGATGAAGAGGATTTGAGTGCAAATTCGGAGAGTTTCTTCAAGAGGTTATTGCGAGAGAATAAAAAGGATGATGAAGAGTCAAATGCAAACTCAGAAGGGTTCTTCAAGAAACTATTCCGTGACAGCAAAACTGAGGAAGATAAAGTTCCTAAGGCAATTGATGATGAGGACAAAGATGGATTCTTTAAGAAACTTTTCAAGGATAAAGTTGATGACAAACGACATGCTGATGAAAAGAATGATACGGATGGAGCAGTGCTTGCTGATGATAAATCtggtgaagaagatgaaagggaggggtttttcaaaaagttatttAAGGAAAAGCCAGACGACAAGAAAGATATTGTCAAAGCCGATGACGGGAGTGAAAGCGAAGGTGACGAATCTCCAGAATTTTCTCTGTTCAAAAGATTATTCCGTACACATTCAGAAGACGCGAAACCTACTTCAGAAATTGAAAATACGAGCAATGGCATAGTTGAAAGCAGTCCTGGGACAGAGAACTTTTTCCGTAAATTGTTCAGAGATCGTGACCAGTCTGTTGAAGATTCTGAACTATTTGGATCAAAGAAGCACAAAGAG AAGCGGCCAGGTTCACCTAAGCAGCAGGATGATACTACAGCTGGTAAGCCCCCACTACCAAAAAATACCGCTTCACAGTTCAGGAAAGGGGCTTACCATGAGTCATTAGAATTTGTACAAGCGTTATGTGAAACATCGTATGGTTTGGTAGATGTCTTTCCCATCGAAGATCGGAAAATTGCGCTTCGGGAG TCTCTCGCAGAGATCAATTTTCATTTATCTGAAGCTGAAACCACCGGAG GAATTTGTTTTCCAATGGGAAGAGGAGTTTATCGTGTCGTTCATATTCCTGAAGATGAATCCACTCTTTTGAATTCTAGGGAAAAGGCGCCGTACATGATCTCCGTAGAAGTTTTGAAAGCGGCAACACCCAG CAGTGCTAAAGATACATCGATCTCCCAGAAGCTTTCTAGAGGGGGCATACCATTGGCCAACGGGGACGCATTTTTTCAAAAGCAACCTGCATGGGCTTATCCACTATGGACTACTCAGGAGGCTTATCGCAACAGTGCTGACCGAATGTCGCTATCCACTGCCCAAGCAATTGACCAGGCAATGACTCCTAAGCCCGACGTGAAGGTGAAACTTGTCAGTGTAAGCTTCTCAGTGGAGAGTTGTACTGCATCTCTTGAATCACTGAGTGATCCATTTGATGATGTCCTGGCTGAGGCCCCAAAAACTGGGCTAAACTCTGATCTTGAGTGGGTAAGGGTGGTCGTGACGGCTGACCCAGGACTTCGAATGGAAAGCATTCCTGATCCAGCAGTCCCACGTAAAAAGGAACATCGCCGTGTTCCAAGTACTGTTGCCATGGAGGAAGTAAGG GCTGCTGCAGCAAAGGGTGAGGCACCTCCAGGCCTTCCTCTCAAAGGGGCTGGTCAGGATTCTTCAGATGCACAACCAAGG GCCAATGGTGGAATGCTAAAGGAGGGTGATGCCTTATCTGGTGAACTTTGGGATGGAAAGCGAGAGAGAATTCGTAAAGCTTCAATATATGGAAATTTACCTGGTTGGGACCTGCGTTCT ATCATTGTGAAGAGCGGTGATGACTGTCGGCAGGAACATCTTGCTGTGCAACTCATTTCTCACTTCTATG ATATATTCCAGGAAGCAGGTCTACCCCTCTGGTTACGTCCTTATGAGGTCTTGGTTACTTCTTCGTATACTGCCCTTATAGAAACAATTCCAGACACG GCTTCTATTCATTCTATCAAAAGTAGATACCCCAACATCACTAGCCTACGTGATTTCTTTGCTGCGAAGTATAAAGAAAACTCTCCTAGCTTTAAGTTCGCCCAG AGGAATTTTGTTGAGAGTATGGCCGGATACTCTTTGGTCTGTTACCTTCTGCAG GTAAAAGATCGTCATAATGGGAATCTTCTCTTGGATGAAGAGGGTCATATCATACACATTGATTTCGGGTTTATGCTTTCGAATTCTCCTGGTGGTGTAAACTTTGAGAGTGCTCCGTTTAAGTTAACTCGTGAACTTCTTGAG GTCATGGACTCTGATGCCGATGGGGTTCCAAGTGAGTTCTTTGACTATTTCAAG GTGCTATGTATTCAAGGATTCCTTACATGTAGAAAGCACGCTGAGCGAATTATTCTCTTAGTTGAAATGTTACAG GACTCGGGTTATCCTTGCTTCAAAGGTGGTCCAAGAACCATTCAAAATCTAAGAAAACGGTTCCATCTAAGCTTAACCGAAGAG CAATGTGTCTCGTTGGTGCTATCTCTCATCAGCAGTAGCTTAGATGCATGGCGAACACGGCAGTATGATTACTACCAAAGGGTCTTAAATGGAATCTTGTGA
- the LOC125588787 gene encoding non-specific lipid transfer protein GPI-anchored 31-like, with translation MATSFCTLTPFLFILLLSISSVLEAAHHHTAAPAPAVDCSMLILNMADCLSFVSAGGTEAKPASSCCNGLKTVLKTDAECLCEGFKSSASLGVTLNMTKAATLPAACKLHAPSMAACGLSAAPTMAPGLAPGGAAVAAGPNLSFLAPNPSPGNHGSSLLPFSFTTILSTMFFVLFLSRV, from the exons ATGGCCACTTCCTTCTGTACCTTGACACCTTTTCTTTTCATCCTCCTTCTCTCCATCTCCTCCGTTCTTGAAGCAGCTCATCACCACACGGCGGCTCCAGCTCCGGCTGTAGACTGTTCGATGCTCATACTCAACATGGCTGATTGTTTGTCCTTTGTTTCCGCTGGAGGCACGGAGGCTAAGCCGGCTAGTTCTTGTTGCAACGGGCTTAAGACGGTGCTTAAGACCGACGCAGAGTGTCTATGTGAGGGGTTTAAAAGTAGTGCTTCTCTAGGCGTTACTTTGAACATGACTAAAGCAGCAACACTCCCCGCTGCATGCAAGCTTCACGCTCCTTCTATGGCTGCTTGTGGAT TGTCCGCCGCTCCTACTATGGCTCCAG GTCTTGCTCCAGGAGGAGCTGCTGTAGCTGCTGGACCCAACTTAAGTTTTCTAGCTCCAAACCCATCTCCAGGGAACCACGGATCTTCCTTGCTTCCCTTCTCCTTCACCACCATACTCAGCACTATGTTCTTCGTATTGTTCTTGTCTCGTGTCTAG
- the LOC106382926 gene encoding phosphatidylinositol 4-kinase beta 1 isoform X2 — MTMGRFLSLVRGDSSESPREITSPSNLISESAGSNGWLIRFFDSAFFCEWIAVSYLYKHPHAGVRDYLCNRMYTLPLSGIESYLFQICYMMVHKPSPSLDKFVIDICAKSLKIALKVHWFLLAELEDSEDSEGIGRIQEKCQIAATIMGEWSPLMRVQSEVSTPGSKNQVLSRLLSSKQKLFSLKLSPPMQKSLSFSPSPGSSVQDDGSQLPAEDSKIFKKLIPSPKVRDALMFRKSGERDDEESEKEGFFKRLRRDSKGEGDEATSNSEGFFKRLMKDNKSEDEEITNSSEGFFKRLLSSKGENEELTSSSDGNGMFKRLLRDNKGDEEDLSANSESFFKRLLRENKKDDEESNANSEGFFKKLFRDSKTEEDKVPKAIDDEDKDGFFKKLFKDKVDDKRHADEKNDTDGAVLADDKSGEEDEREGFFKKLFKEKPDDKKDIVKADDGSESEGDESPEFSLFKRLFRTHSEDAKPTSEIENTSNGIVESSPGTENFFRKLFRDRDQSVEDSELFGSKKHKEKRPGSPKQQDDTTAGKPPLPKNTASQFRKGAYHESLEFVQALCETSYGLVDVFPIEDRKIALRESLAEINFHLSEAETTGGICFPMGRGVYRVVHIPEDESTLLNSREKAPYMISVEVLKAATPSAKDTSISQKLSRGGIPLANGDAFFQKQPAWAYPLWTTQEAYRNSADRMSLSTAQAIDQAMTPKPDVKVKLVSVSFSVESCTASLESLSDPFDDVLAEAPKTGLNSDLEWVRVVVTADPGLRMESIPDPAVPRKKEHRRVPSTVAMEEVRAAAAKGEAPPGLPLKGAGQDSSDAQPRANGGMLKEGDALSGELWDGKRERIRKASIYGNLPGWDLRSIIVKSGDDCRQEHLAVQLISHFYDIFQEAGLPLWLRPYEVLVTSSYTALIETIPDTASIHSIKSRYPNITSLRDFFAAKYKENSPSFKFAQRNFVESMAGYSLVCYLLQVKDRHNGNLLLDEEGHIIHIDFGFMLSNSPGGVNFESAPFKLTRELLEVMDSDADGVPSEFFDYFKVLCIQGFLTCRKHAERIILLVEMLQDSGYPCFKGGPRTIQNLRKRFHLSLTEEQCVSLVLSLISSSLDAWRTRQYDYYQRVLNGIL; from the exons ATGACGATGGGACGGTTTCTATCACTCGTTCGAGGCGACTCATCCGAGTCGCCTCGTGAGATTACCTCACCGAGTAACCTCATCTCCGAGTCCGCTGGCTCCAATGGTTGGCTTATTAGGTTCTTCgattcagctttcttctgtgaGTGGATCGCTGTTAGTTACCTCTACAAGCATCCTCACGCTGGTGTTAGAGACTACTTATGCAATAGGATGTATACGCTTCCTTTATCAGGTATCGAGAGTTATCTCTTCCAGATTTGTTATATGATGGTGCACAAGCCGAGCCCCTCGCTTGATAAGTTTGTGATTGATATCTGTGCTAAGTCGTTGAAGATTGCGTTGAAAGTGCATTGGTTTTTGTTGGCTGAGTTGGAGGATTCGGAGGATAGTGAAGGGATTGGTAGGATTCAAGAGAAGTGTCAGATTGCTGCTACTATTATGGGTGAGTGGTCTCCTCTTATGCGTGTGCAGAGTGAGGTTTCGACCCCTGGGAGTAAGAATCAGGTGTTGAGTAGGCTTTTGTCGTCGAAACAGAAGCTCTTCTCTTTGAAGTTGTCTCCTCCTATGCAGAAGTCTTTGTCGTTCTCGCCTTCGCCGGGGAGCAGCGTTCAGGATGATGGTAGTCAGTTACCTGCTGAGGACAGTAAGATTTTTAAGAAGCTTATCCCGAGTCCTAAAGTCAGAGATGCGTTGATGTTTAGAAAGTCAGGTGAGAGAGATGATGAAGAGAGTGAGAAGGAAGGGTTTTTCAAGAGGCTGAGGAGGGACAGCAAAGGTGAGGGGGATGAAGCAACGTCTAACTCGGAGGGTTTCTTTAAGCGTCTCATGAAAGATAATAAATCAGAAGATGAGGAGATAACGAACAGTTCCGAGGGGTTCTTCAAGAGGCTGTTAAGTAGTAAAGGAGAAAACGAGGAATTGACATCGAGTTCAGATGGGAATGGGATGTTTAAGAGGTTGTTACGAGATAATAAGGGTGATGAAGAGGATTTGAGTGCAAATTCGGAGAGTTTCTTCAAGAGGTTATTGCGAGAGAATAAAAAGGATGATGAAGAGTCAAATGCAAACTCAGAAGGGTTCTTCAAGAAACTATTCCGTGACAGCAAAACTGAGGAAGATAAAGTTCCTAAGGCAATTGATGATGAGGACAAAGATGGATTCTTTAAGAAACTTTTCAAGGATAAAGTTGATGACAAACGACATGCTGATGAAAAGAATGATACGGATGGAGCAGTGCTTGCTGATGATAAATCtggtgaagaagatgaaagggaggggtttttcaaaaagttatttAAGGAAAAGCCAGACGACAAGAAAGATATTGTCAAAGCCGATGACGGGAGTGAAAGCGAAGGTGACGAATCTCCAGAATTTTCTCTGTTCAAAAGATTATTCCGTACACATTCAGAAGACGCGAAACCTACTTCAGAAATTGAAAATACGAGCAATGGCATAGTTGAAAGCAGTCCTGGGACAGAGAACTTTTTCCGTAAATTGTTCAGAGATCGTGACCAGTCTGTTGAAGATTCTGAACTATTTGGATCAAAGAAGCACAAAGAG AAGCGGCCAGGTTCACCTAAGCAGCAGGATGATACTACAGCTGGTAAGCCCCCACTACCAAAAAATACCGCTTCACAGTTCAGGAAAGGGGCTTACCATGAGTCATTAGAATTTGTACAAGCGTTATGTGAAACATCGTATGGTTTGGTAGATGTCTTTCCCATCGAAGATCGGAAAATTGCGCTTCGGGAG TCTCTCGCAGAGATCAATTTTCATTTATCTGAAGCTGAAACCACCGGAG GAATTTGTTTTCCAATGGGAAGAGGAGTTTATCGTGTCGTTCATATTCCTGAAGATGAATCCACTCTTTTGAATTCTAGGGAAAAGGCGCCGTACATGATCTCCGTAGAAGTTTTGAAAGCGGCAACACCCAG TGCTAAAGATACATCGATCTCCCAGAAGCTTTCTAGAGGGGGCATACCATTGGCCAACGGGGACGCATTTTTTCAAAAGCAACCTGCATGGGCTTATCCACTATGGACTACTCAGGAGGCTTATCGCAACAGTGCTGACCGAATGTCGCTATCCACTGCCCAAGCAATTGACCAGGCAATGACTCCTAAGCCCGACGTGAAGGTGAAACTTGTCAGTGTAAGCTTCTCAGTGGAGAGTTGTACTGCATCTCTTGAATCACTGAGTGATCCATTTGATGATGTCCTGGCTGAGGCCCCAAAAACTGGGCTAAACTCTGATCTTGAGTGGGTAAGGGTGGTCGTGACGGCTGACCCAGGACTTCGAATGGAAAGCATTCCTGATCCAGCAGTCCCACGTAAAAAGGAACATCGCCGTGTTCCAAGTACTGTTGCCATGGAGGAAGTAAGG GCTGCTGCAGCAAAGGGTGAGGCACCTCCAGGCCTTCCTCTCAAAGGGGCTGGTCAGGATTCTTCAGATGCACAACCAAGG GCCAATGGTGGAATGCTAAAGGAGGGTGATGCCTTATCTGGTGAACTTTGGGATGGAAAGCGAGAGAGAATTCGTAAAGCTTCAATATATGGAAATTTACCTGGTTGGGACCTGCGTTCT ATCATTGTGAAGAGCGGTGATGACTGTCGGCAGGAACATCTTGCTGTGCAACTCATTTCTCACTTCTATG ATATATTCCAGGAAGCAGGTCTACCCCTCTGGTTACGTCCTTATGAGGTCTTGGTTACTTCTTCGTATACTGCCCTTATAGAAACAATTCCAGACACG GCTTCTATTCATTCTATCAAAAGTAGATACCCCAACATCACTAGCCTACGTGATTTCTTTGCTGCGAAGTATAAAGAAAACTCTCCTAGCTTTAAGTTCGCCCAG AGGAATTTTGTTGAGAGTATGGCCGGATACTCTTTGGTCTGTTACCTTCTGCAG GTAAAAGATCGTCATAATGGGAATCTTCTCTTGGATGAAGAGGGTCATATCATACACATTGATTTCGGGTTTATGCTTTCGAATTCTCCTGGTGGTGTAAACTTTGAGAGTGCTCCGTTTAAGTTAACTCGTGAACTTCTTGAG GTCATGGACTCTGATGCCGATGGGGTTCCAAGTGAGTTCTTTGACTATTTCAAG GTGCTATGTATTCAAGGATTCCTTACATGTAGAAAGCACGCTGAGCGAATTATTCTCTTAGTTGAAATGTTACAG GACTCGGGTTATCCTTGCTTCAAAGGTGGTCCAAGAACCATTCAAAATCTAAGAAAACGGTTCCATCTAAGCTTAACCGAAGAG CAATGTGTCTCGTTGGTGCTATCTCTCATCAGCAGTAGCTTAGATGCATGGCGAACACGGCAGTATGATTACTACCAAAGGGTCTTAAATGGAATCTTGTGA